A region from the Lolium perenne isolate Kyuss_39 chromosome 4, Kyuss_2.0, whole genome shotgun sequence genome encodes:
- the LOC127301376 gene encoding protein TIFY 11a, giving the protein MATTATTGSAAANRRFAVACGVLSRFVKAAGPAPVPMPMSAYGAAARAGTDQGPDGPPADGAQQLTIFYGGRVVVLDGCAPAGAAELIQYAAAAATPPAAAPATELVDIPIARKASLQRFLSKRKHRSVTVLDGPPYSRPQEAAPPPPAKKRKTEASSWLALGSLGDMHAHWSIA; this is encoded by the coding sequence ATGGCAACAACCGCGACGACGGGCTCCGCTGCCGCCAACCGACGTTTCGCCGTGGCCTGCGGCGTGCTCAGCCGGTTCGTCAAGGCGGCCGGCCCAGCGCCGGTGCCGATGCCGATGTCGGCGTAcggcgcggcggcgcgcgcggggaCCGATCAGGGACCAGACGGCCCGCCGGCTGACGGGGCGCAGCAGCTGACGATCTTCTACGGGGGGAGGGTGGTGGTGCTCGACGGCTGCGCGCCGGCCGGGGCCGCCGAGCTGATCCAGTacgccgcggcggcggcgacccCGCCTGCGGCCGCGCCGGCGACGGAGCTGGTGGACATACCCATCGCGAGGAAGGCGTCGCTGCAGCGGTTCCTCTCTAAGCGCAAGCACAGATCCGTCACGGTCCTCGACGGTCCACCGTACAGTCGTCCGCAggaggcggcgccgccgccgccggcgaagaAGCGCAAGACCGAAGCTTCTTCCTGGCTCGCCCTGGGTAGCTTAGGAGACATGCACGCGCACTGGTCCATCGCCTAA